Proteins co-encoded in one Desulfitobacterium hafniense DCB-2 genomic window:
- a CDS encoding GNAT family N-acetyltransferase translates to MEFKRVTLDNLASEHICCALTDQKGESSVASKKAWLSQRLGEGLVFDKLDVRGKVFIEYIPAEKAWCPITADHYLFINCFWVSGQYKGQGYANLLLERCLADAKAKGMQGLVVLSAEKKMPFLSDPKYLKYKGFQIADQAPPYYELLYLPFSPQANVPQFKACVKSGRTDEEGWVVYYTNQCPHTDKYVPILVDHLKSKKLAIKAIKIQTTEQAQKAPNPFTTYALFYNGQFITNEILTAKSFDKLLIKTNLSPPTVPPSPSEWPAPLQRG, encoded by the coding sequence ATGGAATTTAAAAGAGTAACCTTAGACAATTTAGCTTCCGAACATATCTGCTGTGCCCTCACCGATCAAAAAGGAGAGTCCTCTGTCGCGTCAAAAAAAGCATGGCTCAGTCAACGCTTAGGCGAGGGATTGGTCTTTGACAAACTGGATGTGCGGGGAAAGGTTTTTATCGAATATATCCCGGCTGAAAAAGCCTGGTGCCCCATTACAGCCGATCATTATCTGTTCATTAACTGTTTCTGGGTTTCCGGGCAATACAAGGGTCAGGGCTATGCCAACTTATTGCTGGAGCGCTGCCTGGCTGATGCCAAAGCAAAAGGGATGCAGGGGCTTGTGGTTTTATCTGCCGAAAAGAAAATGCCCTTTCTCTCCGATCCGAAGTACCTGAAATACAAGGGCTTTCAGATCGCCGATCAAGCGCCTCCTTATTACGAACTGCTTTATCTTCCCTTCAGTCCCCAAGCAAATGTTCCCCAATTCAAAGCTTGTGTAAAGAGCGGTCGTACTGATGAAGAAGGCTGGGTTGTCTATTATACCAATCAATGTCCTCATACGGATAAATATGTCCCAATCCTCGTCGATCATCTCAAGTCAAAAAAACTTGCCATTAAAGCCATCAAAATCCAAACGACGGAGCAAGCCCAAAAGGCTCCTAATCCCTTTACCACCTATGCCCTTTTTTACAACGGCCAGTTCATCACCAACGAAATCCTTACCGCAAAGAGCTTTGATAAGCTTTTAATCAAAACGAACCTATCTCCACCAACTGTTCCGCCGTCACCATCTGAATGGCCTGCTCCGCTGCAGCGGGGATAA
- a CDS encoding metal ABC transporter solute-binding protein, Zn/Mn family, producing the protein MSRKLKRMLGIVLSLILLTAGCSQTAGKKESGEGLLNVVATTTMLADLAGVIGGEHVSVNGLMGPGIDPHLYQASAGDVGRMQKADVVVYNGLHLEGKMSELFENLSAQGIFTVCIEKSMDRTGLLISEDDGGVYDPHIWFDVTLWKQAAQGVAEGFAQADPEHGNSYIANLERYLAELDELDAYIQKRAAELPKDQRVLITAHDAFQYFGNAYGFEVRGLQGISTDSEAGTSDVSALASFIVERRIKAIFVESSVPPKTIQALQAAVKAQGFDVAIGGELYSDSLGGEGSGDETYIKTFRSNIDTIVDALKA; encoded by the coding sequence ATGAGTAGAAAGTTAAAAAGAATGTTGGGGATCGTACTGAGTCTGATCCTATTGACGGCAGGCTGCTCCCAGACAGCTGGCAAAAAGGAATCCGGTGAAGGTTTGTTGAATGTGGTGGCCACGACGACTATGCTTGCAGATTTAGCCGGTGTGATCGGTGGAGAGCATGTTAGTGTAAACGGTCTGATGGGGCCGGGAATTGACCCCCATCTCTATCAGGCCAGTGCAGGGGATGTGGGGCGGATGCAGAAGGCAGATGTTGTGGTCTATAACGGGCTGCACCTTGAGGGGAAAATGAGTGAGCTGTTTGAAAACCTATCTGCTCAGGGCATCTTTACCGTATGCATAGAAAAAAGTATGGACAGAACGGGATTGTTAATATCCGAGGACGACGGAGGGGTCTATGATCCGCATATCTGGTTTGATGTGACACTCTGGAAACAAGCGGCCCAAGGTGTAGCAGAAGGTTTCGCCCAGGCTGATCCGGAACATGGAAACTCATACATAGCCAATCTGGAGCGGTACCTTGCAGAACTTGACGAATTGGATGCCTATATCCAAAAGCGGGCTGCCGAGCTGCCCAAGGATCAGAGGGTGCTGATCACGGCCCATGACGCTTTTCAGTATTTTGGCAACGCCTATGGTTTCGAGGTTCGGGGCCTTCAGGGCATCAGCACGGATTCTGAAGCGGGAACCAGTGATGTCAGCGCTTTAGCAAGCTTTATCGTCGAGCGGCGGATCAAGGCGATTTTTGTGGAGTCCTCGGTGCCGCCCAAAACCATCCAGGCCCTGCAGGCGGCGGTCAAGGCCCAGGGATTTGACGTGGCCATCGGCGGGGAACTGTATTCCGATTCCCTGGGCGGGGAAGGGTCCGGCGACGAGACCTATATCAAAACCTTCCGCTCCAACATCGACACGATTGTGGATGCTTTAAAAGCATAG
- a CDS encoding metal-dependent transcriptional regulator, translated as MDNKSGSEYRTVRGYQIANYQENKLTPAMEDYMEMACRLCLENGYTRINKLAELLNVRPSSASKMIAKLSELGYLQYDLYESILLTEKGKETGTYLLSRHDTVEQFLRLIGNMNPLEETELIEHSLNVSTVLQLHTLLDFFAQNVAVRESFETFKKAAKENPASPSL; from the coding sequence ATGGATAATAAGTCCGGTTCTGAGTATCGTACAGTGCGCGGCTATCAAATAGCTAATTATCAGGAAAACAAGCTGACTCCTGCCATGGAGGATTATATGGAAATGGCTTGCCGGCTTTGTCTGGAAAACGGCTATACACGGATCAATAAACTTGCGGAGCTGCTGAATGTGCGTCCCTCTTCCGCATCAAAAATGATTGCCAAGCTGAGCGAGCTGGGCTATTTGCAATATGATCTTTACGAGAGCATTCTCCTGACCGAGAAAGGAAAGGAAACCGGCACCTATCTTCTCTCTCGTCATGATACGGTAGAGCAATTTCTGAGACTGATCGGCAATATGAATCCTCTGGAGGAAACGGAACTGATCGAACACTCCCTCAATGTCTCTACCGTACTGCAACTCCATACTTTGTTGGACTTCTTCGCCCAAAACGTTGCTGTTCGGGAAAGCTTTGAGACCTTTAAAAAAGCTGCTAAAGAAAACCCGGCTTCGCCGAGCCTTTGA
- a CDS encoding metal ABC transporter permease: MSPQFEIQLIAVIVAVACALPGVFLVLRKMAMMSDSITHTILLGIVLAFFVTHDLSSSFLIAGAALMGVVTVWLTEMLGRTRLLAEDAAIGIVFPFLFSIAIILITRYAGSVHLDTDSVLLGELAFAPFDRMIVGGVDLGAKAIHTTGILLLINLAVIIIFFKELKLATFDPMLASVLGFAPTLVHYGLMTLVSLTTVGAFQAVGSILVVAFMIGPPVTAYLLTDDLKRMLILSGVIGAINGLLGYRAAALLDVSIAGCMAMMTGISFLLVFIFAPGRGLVSTLSRRRSQKIGFAKMILLLHLYHHEESEANLAEIQSYLRLDGELTKNLIALLQKEGCIELNNSVIKLTEQGRLTSLRSYETLLSG; encoded by the coding sequence ATGTCCCCACAATTTGAAATACAACTGATTGCCGTCATTGTGGCGGTGGCCTGCGCCCTGCCCGGTGTCTTTCTGGTGCTGCGGAAAATGGCCATGATGTCGGATTCCATCACCCATACGATTCTGCTGGGCATTGTGCTGGCCTTCTTTGTCACTCATGATCTTTCTTCCTCCTTTCTGATCGCCGGTGCCGCATTAATGGGGGTCGTCACCGTGTGGCTGACGGAAATGCTGGGGCGTACGCGGCTTTTGGCGGAAGATGCAGCCATCGGTATTGTGTTCCCCTTCCTCTTTTCCATAGCCATTATCTTGATTACGCGCTATGCGGGTTCGGTGCATTTGGACACTGACTCGGTACTGCTGGGAGAGCTGGCCTTTGCTCCCTTTGACCGCATGATCGTGGGGGGAGTGGATCTGGGCGCGAAAGCCATTCATACCACAGGGATTCTTTTGCTTATTAACCTGGCGGTGATCATCATCTTCTTCAAGGAGCTGAAACTTGCCACCTTCGATCCCATGCTGGCCTCTGTGTTGGGTTTTGCGCCGACCCTGGTCCATTACGGTCTGATGACCCTGGTTTCGCTTACCACAGTGGGGGCTTTTCAGGCGGTGGGCTCCATTTTGGTGGTAGCGTTTATGATTGGCCCGCCGGTCACGGCCTATCTGCTTACCGATGATTTAAAGCGGATGTTGATTTTAAGCGGGGTGATCGGGGCCATCAACGGCTTATTAGGCTATCGGGCGGCAGCCCTGCTGGACGTATCCATCGCCGGCTGTATGGCCATGATGACGGGAATTTCTTTCTTGCTGGTCTTTATCTTTGCTCCCGGCCGGGGGCTTGTGAGCACGCTGAGCAGACGCCGCAGTCAAAAAATAGGCTTTGCCAAAATGATACTTTTGCTCCATCTTTATCACCACGAGGAAAGTGAAGCAAACCTTGCTGAGATACAAAGTTATTTGCGCCTGGATGGGGAGCTTACGAAAAATCTGATCGCCCTTTTGCAAAAGGAAGGGTGTATTGAGTTAAACAACAGCGTGATCAAGCTGACTGAACAGGGGCGCCTGACCAGCCTGCGCAGCTATGAGACCTTGCTTTCAGGCTAA
- a CDS encoding metal ABC transporter ATP-binding protein, with protein MDMKGMEHAVEVETLTVAYDAKPVLWDVNLKVPKGTLMAVVGPNGAGKTTLIKAMLGLLTPVTGAICFSGGKGDGHALKNRIGYVPQSGSVDWDFPATVQDVVLMGCYGKLGWFRRPRKADYELTAQMLKKVGMEQYASRQISQLSGGQQQRVFLARALAQEAEIYFMDEPFKGVDAQTEKAIVLLLKELKEQGKTVMVVHHDLQTVADYFDWVTLINLRVIASGPVEEVFHEENLKMAYRSTGALLRSVV; from the coding sequence GTGGATATGAAGGGGATGGAGCATGCGGTAGAGGTGGAAACCCTCACCGTGGCCTATGATGCCAAACCAGTTTTATGGGATGTTAATCTCAAGGTACCCAAGGGAACTTTGATGGCGGTGGTCGGGCCCAATGGGGCAGGCAAAACAACCTTGATTAAGGCGATGCTGGGGCTGTTGACGCCCGTCACCGGGGCAATTTGCTTCAGCGGGGGAAAGGGCGACGGCCATGCCCTGAAAAACCGCATCGGCTACGTTCCCCAAAGCGGCAGTGTGGACTGGGATTTCCCGGCCACGGTGCAGGATGTGGTCCTGATGGGCTGCTATGGTAAGCTGGGCTGGTTCAGGCGGCCCCGCAAGGCGGATTATGAGCTGACCGCTCAAATGCTGAAAAAGGTGGGAATGGAGCAATACGCCTCCCGCCAGATCAGCCAGCTTTCCGGCGGCCAGCAGCAACGGGTGTTCCTGGCCCGGGCCCTGGCCCAGGAGGCTGAGATTTACTTCATGGATGAGCCCTTCAAAGGAGTGGATGCCCAAACGGAAAAAGCCATTGTCTTGCTCCTGAAGGAACTCAAAGAGCAGGGAAAAACAGTGATGGTGGTCCATCACGATCTGCAGACAGTGGCCGATTATTTCGACTGGGTGACCCTAATCAATCTGCGGGTGATTGCCAGCGGACCGGTGGAAGAGGTTTTTCATGAGGAAAACCTGAAGATGGCTTACCGGAGTACCGGTGCCCTTTTGAGGAGCGTCGTGTGA
- a CDS encoding ABC transporter ATP-binding protein, with translation MLKVSNLNFSYKGYKKSKGSHKVFSGFSLEFAKGFNVILGPNGAGKSTLIKAIFGLLDYEGEIFYGQESLTAMCTEDKIKLMSYLPQMDVDLSTLTVLEMVILGRLPELSHKVSDEDLDIVMDTLRSLNIEHLAPRNFSELSGGQKKLVFIAQTLVRNPKVLLLDEPVNSLDLQKQLELCQLLQRVVAEQNVDLIVVLHDINLAARYAQHIVVVDGKGSLYSAGEPREVITAAMLQEVYGVIANITYDEQGVPIIAPVCSVRGI, from the coding sequence ATGTTAAAGGTAAGTAATTTAAACTTTTCCTATAAAGGTTATAAGAAAAGCAAAGGCTCCCATAAGGTATTTAGCGGATTTAGTCTCGAATTTGCCAAAGGCTTTAATGTTATCCTTGGTCCCAACGGAGCGGGAAAATCCACCTTGATTAAAGCTATTTTCGGGCTGCTGGATTATGAGGGAGAGATTTTTTACGGTCAGGAAAGCCTTACCGCTATGTGTACAGAAGATAAAATCAAGCTTATGTCCTATTTACCCCAAATGGACGTCGATCTATCGACCCTGACGGTTTTGGAAATGGTCATCCTGGGAAGATTGCCGGAACTGAGCCATAAGGTGTCGGATGAAGATTTGGATATTGTCATGGATACCCTTCGGTCCCTTAATATAGAACACCTGGCCCCCCGCAATTTTTCGGAATTAAGCGGCGGACAGAAAAAGTTGGTCTTTATTGCCCAGACCTTGGTCAGAAACCCTAAAGTCCTGTTGCTGGATGAGCCGGTCAACTCTCTTGATTTGCAAAAGCAGCTGGAGCTGTGTCAGCTGCTGCAGAGAGTAGTGGCGGAGCAAAATGTGGATCTGATTGTGGTCTTGCACGATATTAATCTTGCAGCCAGATATGCCCAACATATTGTAGTGGTGGATGGGAAGGGCTCTCTTTACAGCGCGGGGGAGCCCCGGGAGGTCATTACGGCTGCCATGCTGCAAGAAGTCTATGGGGTGATCGCCAATATAACCTATGATGAACAAGGTGTACCCATCATTGCACCGGTCTGCTCGGTGCGGGGGATATAA
- a CDS encoding metal ABC transporter permease codes for MNTWLALLNDYTFQTVSLGSALLGMISGVLGSFAVLRKQSLLGDGVSHSALPGVVIAFILLGSKNTEILLLGALLSGLTATALIVGIVRHTRIKFDSALALVMSFFFGLGMVLLTYVQKIPNSNQAGLKRFIFGQASTLLQRDIILMSVCGVVLLTLVLVFWKEFKLFVFDSDFAHNLGFSPKKLNLLLSFMIVLTIIIGLQTVGVILMSALLISPAVAARQWTNKLGVMVSLAAAFGALSGVVGTAASSAVPKLPTGPAIVVCASLLVVLSVLFAPGRGILHRVYRHRKNKLMLKLEGSGPDVPTI; via the coding sequence ATGAACACTTGGCTTGCCTTACTTAATGACTATACGTTTCAAACAGTGTCCTTGGGTTCGGCTCTTTTGGGTATGATCAGCGGAGTATTGGGAAGCTTTGCCGTATTGCGGAAGCAGAGCCTTCTGGGAGACGGAGTTTCCCACTCCGCCCTGCCCGGCGTGGTCATCGCCTTTATCCTGCTCGGCAGCAAAAATACAGAAATCCTGCTGCTGGGGGCCTTGCTCTCCGGACTGACCGCCACGGCGCTGATCGTGGGTATTGTCCGGCACACCCGCATCAAATTTGACAGTGCTCTGGCCTTGGTTATGTCCTTCTTCTTCGGCTTGGGGATGGTTCTGCTGACTTATGTGCAAAAGATCCCCAATTCCAACCAGGCAGGGCTCAAGCGCTTCATCTTCGGTCAGGCCTCCACCTTACTGCAAAGGGATATTATCCTGATGAGCGTTTGCGGTGTGGTTTTGCTGACCCTTGTCCTGGTGTTCTGGAAAGAATTTAAACTCTTTGTTTTTGACAGTGATTTTGCCCATAATCTGGGCTTTTCCCCCAAGAAGCTGAACTTACTGCTGTCGTTTATGATTGTCTTGACCATTATCATCGGTCTGCAGACGGTAGGGGTCATTCTCATGAGTGCACTGTTGATTAGTCCGGCAGTAGCCGCCCGCCAATGGACCAATAAGTTAGGGGTGATGGTTTCGCTTGCCGCCGCTTTCGGTGCCCTGTCCGGTGTGGTGGGAACCGCCGCCAGCTCTGCGGTGCCTAAGTTGCCCACAGGACCGGCCATTGTGGTGTGCGCCAGCCTCCTCGTTGTGCTCAGTGTTCTGTTTGCCCCGGGAAGAGGTATTCTGCACAGGGTGTACCGGCACAGGAAGAATAAGCTGATGCTGAAACTGGAAGGGAGTGGGCCTGATGTCCCCACAATTTGA